The Pagrus major chromosome 10, Pma_NU_1.0 genome contains a region encoding:
- the LOC141003907 gene encoding alpha-2 adrenergic receptor, which translates to MDSFNASGMDAFTVIHLNSSWSLDSGYSLAAIASIAALVSFLILFTVVGNILVVIAVLTSRALKAPQNLFLVSLATADILVATLVMPFSLANELMGYWYFGKVWCGIYLALDVLFCTSSIVHLCAISLDRYWSVTQAVEYNLKRTPKRVKCIILIVWLISAFISSPPLMSIDSNNEISSQPQCELNDDTWYILSSSIASFFAPCIIMILVYIRIYQVAKTRTRSMSGKNPRPDGVTQTENGLSKATSPFHGERGNGHCQCPPTPSQRTVTMGRQTEDGDMEESSSSEGKGHKPQQQDPQKAKKAGPKKSSLSKHSTRISRVSNKSMDLFASRRKRRRSSLARKKVSQAREKRFTFVLAVVMGVFVVCWFPFFFSYSLYGVCRDSCKIPDPLFKFFFWIGYCNSSLNPAIYTIFNRDFRRAFQKILCKSWKKSF; encoded by the coding sequence ATGGATTCGTTCAACGCCAGCGGAATGGACGCGTTCACGGTGATCCATCTGAATTCCTCCTGGAGTCTGGACAGTGGATATTCTTTGGCAGCGATAGCCAGCATCGCTGCCCTCGTAAgtttcctcatcctcttcacTGTTGTTGGGAATATTCTGGTGGTGATCGCGGTGCTGACGAGCAGGGCGCTGAAAGCCCCGCAGAACCTCTTTCTGGTGTCTCTGGCCACCGCGGACATCCTGGTCGCCACTTTGGTGATGCCGTTCTCCCTGGCGAATGAACTCATGGGCTACTGGTATTTTGGGAAAGTTTGGTGCGGTATTTATCTGGCTCTGGATGTTCTGTTCTGCACTTCGTCTATTGTGCATCTGTGCGCAATAAGCCTGGATCGCTACTGGTCCGTTACGCAGGCTGTAGAGTACAACCTGAAGCGGACCCCTAAACGCGTCAAGTGCATCATCTTAATCGTGTGGCTTATATCTGCTTTcatctcgtctcctcctctcatgtCTATAGACAGCAACAACGAGATCAGCTCTCAGCCTCAGTGCGAGCTCAATGATGACACCTGGtacatcctctcctccagcatCGCGTCCTTCTTCGCCCCGTGCATCATCATGATCCTGGTGTACATCAGGATATACCAGGTGGCCaaaaccagaaccagaagcatGTCGGGAAAGAATCCCCGGCCAGATGGTGTCACACAAACTGAGAATGGACTGAGCAAAGCCACCTCCCCTTTCCATGGCGAGAGAGGGAACGGTCACTGTCAGTGCCCGCCTACGCCCAGCCAACGCACTGTCACCATGGGGAGGCAGACTGAGGATGGAGACATGGAGGAGAGCTCCTCCTCAGAGGGCAAAGGTCACAAACCCCAGCAACAGGACCCCCAGAAGGCCAAGAAGGCTGGCCCCAAGAAGAGCTCCCTCTCCAAACACTCCACCCGCATCTCCAGAGTCAGCAACAAATCCATGGACCTGTTCGCCTCCAGGAGGAAACGACGCCGGAGCTCCTTAGCCAGGAAAAAGGTGTCCCAAGCCAGGGAAAAGAGGTTTACTTTCGTCCTGGCTGTGGTCATGGGGGTGTTTGTCGTGTGCTGGTTCCCCTTTTTCTTCAGCTACAGCCTGTACGGTGTGTGCAGGGACTCCTGTAAGATCCCAGACCCGCTCTTTAAATTCTTCTTCTGGATCGGCTACTGTAACAGCTCCCTCAACCCGGCCATCTACACCATCTTCAACCGGGACTTCAGACGCGCCTTTCAGAAGATCCTCTGCAAGTCGTGGAAAAAGTCCTTTTAG